One window of Phycodurus eques isolate BA_2022a chromosome 17, UOR_Pequ_1.1, whole genome shotgun sequence genomic DNA carries:
- the LOC133416381 gene encoding FRAS1-related extracellular matrix protein 2-like, whose product MLCALLVLCLSAAHIQLSAHSQLYAHPPLYALRSELSEDDILVANNRIHVPLGRVVFVDPVNDLVIQAQSGDRCSVTVLDNDPLAQRLGRLSPKKFPCVFGPNDVTYTHYGSRSPAQDRVRLQLRYDSHAETVVIPFVMEVEVVFTQLELLTKNMPLTVTHLRGTSDAIDHKILNFTYDWEMYKCGVMSLAGRSALPRYGRLLDGGKLSQTMDCDELTQADIRYNHTFQGVSPNRDHIPMVVELRDREGNLVKQEHFHLMVRIRVGQENTAPRPSFVAMMMMEVSQFVMTAFTPEMLASDDAESDPGELVFNVTYPLSYEEGYIVSTDDQNLPITSFYQRDLKDLKITYKPPSLDADTERIFQLEFEVVDPEGAVSDPFAFMIVVKPMNSLAPVVTQNAGQLIYEGQSRPLVTGHNLEISDEDNLEAVSITVVGGLRHGLLLVLGSHGDSFTAADLAAGTVVYQHDGSDTHSDNIVFKMTDGKHHVEFLFPVTVVPTDDEPPIVNANTGLVLFKYQMMPVSPLALSAADIDSEDSTVKFTMVPPFSAIGVMLLRQSDAPEDPSSWKFNTEDEVYEKEVYEWLQKDITDGKLFYKHMGPHNIDTIMDQFVFTVQDDNDPPNESDQATFVIRVLPIDNVPPELHPGTALQMTVEENKLTQVSKEVLRYTDLDSEDRDLKYTLLQPPTDTDENHQLVFGSLVLTDNPDVEVTEFTQAQVNHRKIAYSPPDKDLGITTHVLQFRYSVEDTARNSVEGVFTIYLQPINNKPPQITNTGFAVFEGGVHILTLAELDAVDADTESQTITFRLSQPPKHGTIQVAFANLPEKAVFSLQDLSEGRISYSHGGEETASDEFQLDVSDCVHVVTVTVKVHVKLIDDEAPTLSLPAGTVGSRMDVLENGAAEITANVIQGRDDDTDDLQLTFILEDPPTMGEILVKGLPASRFTQTEVINGVVVYAHTGGEIGLTSHQDGFNLTLTDMSDDWTVGGNRVHGVHVRVTVLPVDSEAPEVGVGLQFSVLEGDKNSIGPQHLNVDDIDTPVEDILCTIIVQPNAGYVQNISPAPGSEKSRSGTAVSAFTVGDVRAGNIFYVQSIYKGVEPVEDQFTFTCSDGINFSEKLFFPIVIVPTNDELPEIFLREIMVMEGMNVVFDTSVVNGHDADVPAQELMFIISRPPKHGVIVNQLPTGSILVSNFTLEAIREASSIVYKHDDSETTEDSFELLLTDGKFSVWKSAAVTIIAVDDETPRMQINNGLDVEVGETKDVDGKVLKATDLDSDDNSLAYIIRFGPSQGLLQRRTPLGSTENITLGSNFTQTEVNARHVFYTHNGQEGIRDLIKFDVTDGINLLIDRYFYISVGGIDVVFPDVVSKGVSLKEGGRVTLTTDLLSTTDLNSPDENLVFTITRAPVRGHLEYTDTPGVSVVSFTQLQLAGSKIYYIHTADDELKMDSFEFEVTDGYNPIFRTFRVSILDVDNKKPVVTINSLRVTEGHSKVITPFELTAEDQDTVEKLLKFTVTQLPVHGKLLFNKSKPVSMFTKQDLNKNIISYAHDGTESLEDSFSFTVTDGTHSDFYVFPDTVFETRRPQTLKIIVVPVDNSVPQMAVNKGASTLKTLPTGQLGHLVGPKHLRAADRDSGPAALVFRVTTPPRHGYLVNMGRGNNSVDSFSQADIDDLNVWYFVRKEENTTSDVFHFSVEDNGGNKLPGQEFRLDWCWISVEKEYYVVDEGDREEDGEVFLEVVLRRRGYLGETSFVGIDTQDGSAKKDQDFRGKSQRHVQFNPGQTRASWRVRILADGKYERAETFQILLSEPVMAALEFPAVATVEILDPNDESNVFFPEALLSVEEDVGRLSIPVHRSGDISEELMVLCYTQQGSATGTVPTTVLSYSDYISRPEEHGSVLRFDKGEREKACRVVVIDDSLYEPPESFNVTLSVPVGGRLGLRYPSARVTILEDQDDAPMFYFGEEDRRVDESDGFVEVKVFRTGSDLSKSGTVTVRSRKSEPVSAEAGVDYVGISRNLDFAPGVSALTFRVNILDDLGRPELEGPETFDLVLRMPVNGILGEPGKVAVAIDDSLSDLPKVQFHEAVHSGEEHQGQLVVMVYRSGDLRFLSTVRCYTRQGSAQVASDFDERPNTDASVIAFSPGETEKPCVLSLVDDSLYEEVEALRLVLGSPKSDSQFGASLGDLKETLVKIKDTADKPIIRFSETKFSASEPKVVGGVASVRITVVRLGDTSKVSVVRVHTKDGSAVSGEDYHPVSQDIVFKQGDKEHVVHVEILYDGVAETREAFTLHLKPDDNMVAETQNAKATVYIEEANNMADVTFPSLPHVLSLLHYDHQAATTGGLHPPAGYPVICVTACNTRYPDYDKTGSICVSEHINDTLTRYRWLVSAPASPDGVTGPMRELDFDTFFTSSKAVTLDSIYFQAGSRVRCAARAVNSNGDEGLELSSPVVTVSHEGGMCQPRKMGTVGAEPFSAKLRYTGTDDPKRPNLIKVTVTMPHVDGMLPIISTRPLNNLELTLSPDGTRAGDHRCSNLLDYDEVSTAHGFPKADTHDPESAGTSAPYQFSSALRGNATLRFYRNLNLPACLWEFSSYYRMSELLTDCGGAIGTDGQVLNLVQSYVTLRVPLYVSYVFHSPVGAGGWQHFDLRSELRLTFVYDTAILWTEGIGSPPQAELQGSLYPISMRIDPHGRLLVNFRTKARFRGLFVQSHATGRIPGSPVLSGTSEQSTVMSATHPALTFNLSLVRSEPTFNQPMQQWTFISDFAVRDYSGTYTVNLVPCTASQNTEYSVPPVCIPSEPVAFDVDIRFRQVSDPVAVEFSLNTQMFLLSKRSLWLSDGSVDISQESAVAFLEGDIVYGRVMVDPVQNLGDSFFCSIEKVFLCTGADGYVPKYSPTNFEFGCLADSPSLLYRFKIIDKVQPETQARVFGDVDFNAMLAMDDPSAAPLVRQPGSDGFKMDSRAMFQVASGREWYIHAIYTVRSRESANKGIGKRTLESHRRRRHAFTSTGGTRSASAPLPESTADLGPDANRGTNIMHVALGRVKRPAAAGSAHRPSSAEAGELIGDRGDEGAMTVAGALVGVLLMALMGGVLTLAVHYRRKDGERELEWREGVREAVKGSLSSEPILVVTMQHCRNSSDV is encoded by the exons ATGTTGTGCGCGCTTCTCGTCCTCTGCCTCTCAGCGGCGCACATTCAGCTTTCCGCTCACTCCCAGCTTTATGCACACCCGCCTCTCTACGCGCTGCGCTCTGAGCTCTCCGAGGATGACATCCTGGTGGCCAACAACCGCATCCACGTGCCCCTGGGCCGGGTCGTGTTCGTCGACCCGGTCAACGACCTGGTGATTCAGGCGCAGTCGGGCGACCGCTGCAGCGTGACGGTTCTGGACAACGACCCGCTAGCGCAGCGCCTCGGTCGCCTCTCACCTAAGAAGTTTCCATGTGTCTTTGGCCCCAACGACGTCACATACACCCACTATGGCTCCAGAAGTCCGGCGCAGGATCGGGTGCGGCTCCAGCTGCGTTACGACTCGCACGCCGAGACAGTCGTCATCCCCTTTGTCATGGAGGTGGAGGTGGTCTTTACGCAGCTGGAGCTGCTCACCAAGAACATGCCGCTGACCGTCACCCACCTGAGGGGCACCAGCGATGCCATAGACCACAAGATCTTAAATTTTACCTACGACTGGGAGATGTATAAGTGTGGGGTGATGTCTTTGGCGGGCAGGAGCGCTTTGCCCCGCTACGGGCGGCTGCTGGACGGCGGAAAACTGTCCCAGACAATGGACTGTGACGAGTTGACGCAGGCGGACATCCGCTATAACCACACGTTCCAGGGGGTGTCACCCAACCGGGACCACATCCCCATGGTAGTGGAGCTCCGGGACCGAGAAGGCAACCTGGTGAAGCAGGAGCACTTCCACCTGATGGTCCGAATCCGTGTGGGCCAGGAGAACACGGCGCCCAGGCCCAGCTTCGTCgctatgatgatgatggaaGTGAGCCAGTTCGTCATGACTGCGTTCACGCCCGAAATGCTCGCCTCAGATGACGCCGAGTCGGACCCTGGCGAGCTGGTCTTCAATGTCACCTACCCACTGTCCTACGAGGAGGGCTACATTGTCAGCACCGACGACCAGAACCTGCCAATTACCTCCTTCTACCAGCGGGACCTGAAAGACCTCAAGATCACCTACAAGCCGCCCTCGCTGGACGCTGACACCGAGAGGATATTCCAGCTCGAATTTGAAGTAGTGGACCCGGAGGGGGCTGTGTCTGATCCCTTTGCCTTCATGATCGTGGTAAAGCCCATGAACTCGCTGGCACCGGTGGTGACCCAGAACGCCGGACAGCTCATATATGAGGGTCAGTCCCGTCCCCTGGTGACAGGCCACAACCTGGAGATCAGCGACGAGGACAACCTTGAGGCGGTGAGCATCACTGTGGTGGGGGGGTTGCGCCATGGGCTCCTGCTGGTGCTGGGGTCCCACGGCGACAGCTTCACGGCTGCCGACTTAGCTGCCGGCACAGTGGTGTACCAGCACGACGGCAGCGACACGCACAGCGACAACATCGTGTTCAAGATGACGGACGGTAAACACCATGTGGAGTTCCTCTTCCCTGTCACTGTGGTGCCCACTGATGACGAGCCTCCCATCGTCAACGCAAACACCGGCCTGGTGCTGTTCAAGTACCAGATGATGCCCGTGTCGCCCCTCGCGCTCAGTGCTGCCGACATCGACTCAGAAGATTCCACTGTTAAATTCACCATGGTCCCGCCGTTTTCCGCCATCGGCGTCATGCTGCTAAGGCAGTCTGACGCCCCAGAGGACCCTTCCTCTTGGAAATTCAACACAGAGGACGAGGTCTACGAGAAGGAGGTGTACGAGTGGCTGCAGAAGGACATCACAGATGGGAAGCTGTTCTACAAGCACATGGGGCCTCATAACATCGACACCATTATGGACCAATTTGTCTTCACTGTCCAGGATGACAATGACCCCCCAAATGAGTCAGATCAGGCTACATTTGTAATTCGGGTTTTGCCTATCGACAATGTCCCACCTGAGCTTCACCCCGGCACCGCCCTGCAGATGACAGTGGAGGAGAACAAGCTGACTCAGGTCAGTAAAGAAGTCCTGCGCTACACGGATTTGGACTCTGAAGACCGCGACCTTAAGTACACGTTATTGCAACCCCCGACGGATACAGACGAAAACCACCAGCTGGTCTTTGGTTCTTTGGTTCTGACGGACAACCCTGATGTCGAGGTGACCGAGTTCACTCAAGCTCAAGTGAACCACCGCAAGATCGCGTACAGCCCGCCTGACAAGGACCTGGGAATCACGACGCACGTGTTGCAGTTTCGGTACAGCGTTGAAGACACGGCAAGGAACAGCGTGGAGGGGGTGTTTACAATCTACCTCCAGCCGATCAACAACAAGCCACCACAGATCACTAACACTGGTTTCGCGGTGTTTGAGGGTGGCGTGCACATCCTCACCCTCGCCGAGCTCGACGCTGTAGATGCTGACACAGAGAGTCAAACCATTACCTTCAGGCTCAGTCAGCCGCCCAAACACGGAACCATCCAGGTGGCGTTTGCCAACTTGCCAGAAAAAGCCGTGTTCAGTCTGCAGGACCTCTCGGAAGGCAGGATTTCGTACAGCCACGGTGGCGAGGAAACGGCCAGCGACGAGTTTCAGCTGGACGTCAGCGACTGCGTTCACGTGGTGACCGTAACTGTCAAAGTCCACGTGAAGCTAATTGATGACGAGGCCCCGACTCTCAGCCTTCCCGCCGGCACCGTCGGCTCTCGCATGGATGTTCTGGAAAACGGCGCTGCGGAGATCACGGCCAATGTCATCCAAGGCCGTGACGATGACACGGATGATCTTCAGCTGACTTTCATACTGGAGGACCCGCCGACCATGGGGGAGATCTTGGTGAAAGGCCTACCCGCCAGCAGGTTCACACAGACGGAGGTGATTAACGGCGTGGTCGTCTACGCCCACACCGGCGGTGAGATTGGCCTCACTTCTCACCAGGATGGCTTCAACCTGACCCTCACGGACATGTCGGACGATTGGACGGTGGGCGGCAACCGAGTCCACGGGGTGCATGTGCGAGTCACTGTGCTCCCTGTGGACAGCGAGGCCCCTGAGGTCGGAGTCGGGTTGCAATTCAGTGTTCTGGAAGGGGACAAAAACTCCATCGGTCCTCAGCACTTGAATGTCGACGACATCGACACCCCAGTGGAAGACATCCTGTGCACGATCATCGTGCAACCAAACGCAGGCTACGTGCAGAACATTTCGCCCGCTCCCGGTTCGGAAAAGTCTAGGTCGGGCACAGCCGTCAGCGCCTTTACCGTTGGTGACGTCCGGGCGGGAAATATTTTCTATGTACAGAGCATCTACAAAGGTGTGGAGCCAGTGGAGGACCAGTTCACCTTCACGTGCTCGGACGGCATCAACTTCTCGGAAAAGCTCTTCTTTCCCATCGTAATTGTCCCCACCAATGATGAGCTGCCAGAAATCTTCTTGAGGGAGATCATGGTGATGGAGGGCATGAACGTGGTATTCGACACATCCGTGGTGAACGGCCATGATGCTGACGTGCCTGCCCAGGAGCTGATGTTTATCATCTCCAGGCCGCCCAAACATGGCGTCATCGTGAACCAGCTGCCCACTGGATCCATCTTAGTGAGCAACTTCACGCTGGAGGCGATCCGAGAGGCGTCGAGCATCGTCTACAAACACGATGACTCGGAAACGACGGAGGACAGCTTTGAACTCCTCCTGACCGACGGGAAGTTCTCGGTATGGAAGTCGGCAGCGGTGACTATCATCGCTGTTGATGACGAGACCCCCAGGATGCAAATCAATAATGGCTTGGATGTGGAAGTCGGCGAGACCAAAGATGTTGACGGCAAAGTCCTCAAAGCGACAGATTTGGATTCGGATGACAACTCGCTCGCATACATAATCCGTTTCGGGCCCAGTCAGGGTCTCCTCCAGAGGAGAACCCCTCTTGGCTCTACAGAGAACATTACACTGGGCTCGAACTTCACGCAAACAGAAGTGAATGCCAGGCATGTCTTTTATACCCACAATGGCCAGGAAGGCATCCGAGACTTGATCAAGTTTGATGTGACGGATGGGATCAACCTGCTGATCGACCGCTACTTCTACATCAGCGTGGGCGGCATCGATGTGGTCTTCCCTGATGTGGTCAGCAAGGGCGTGTCCCTCAAGGAAGGCGGCCGTGTTACACTGACCACTGACCTCCTCAGCACCACCGACCTCAACAGCCCAGATGAGAACCTAGTCTTCACCATCACCAGGGCGCCCGTGCGGGGCCACTTGGAGTACACGGACACCCCCGGGGTGTCTGTCGTGTCCTTCACACAGCTCCAACTAGCCGGAAGCAAGATCTATTACATCCACACTGCAGATGACGAGCTGAAGATGGACAGTTTCGAGTTTGAAGTCACAGATGGCTACAATCCAATCTTCAGAACCTTCCGGGTCTCCATCCTAGATGTGGACAACAAGAAACCCGTGGTTACCATTAACAGTCTTCGGGTGACCGAGGGGCACAGTAAGGTCATCACACCCTTTGAGCTCACCGCCGAGGACCAAGACACTGTAGAGAAGTTGCTCAAGTTCACTGTCACCCAGCTACCGGTCCATGGAAAGCTCCTGTTCAACAAATCCAAACCGGTCAGCATGTTCACCAAGCAGGACCTCAACAAAAACATCATCAGCTACGCGCATGACGGCACCGAATCCCTTGAGGACTCCTTCTCCTTCACCGTGACGGACGGCACCCACTCGGATTTTTACGTGTTCCCGGACACTGTCTTCGAGACGCGCCGCCCGCAGACCCTGAAGATCATCGTGGTACCCGTGGACAACAGCGTCCCCCAGATGGCGGTAAACAAGGGCGCTTCCACCCTGAAGACTCTACCCACAGGGCAGCTGGGGCACCTTGTTGGACCAAAGCACCTGAGGGCAGCAGATCGGGACAGTGGACCGGCAGCGCTGGTGTTCCGGGTCACCACACCGCCCAGGCATGGGTACCTGGTGAACATGGGCCGTGGGAACAACTCGGTGGACAGCTTCAGTCAAG ccGATATCGACGATCTGAACGTATGGTACTTCGTGCGGAAAGAAGAAAACACCACATCGGACGTCTTTCACTTCAGCGTGGAGGATAACG GCGGGAACAAGTTGCCGGGCCAGGAGTTCCGCCTGGACTGGTGTTGGATCTCGGTGGAGAAGGAGTACTACGTGGTGGACGAGGGGGACCGGGAGGAGGATGGCGAAGTCTTCCTGGAGGTGGTGCTCAGGCGGAGGGGctacttgggggagacctccttTGTag GCATCGATACTCAGGATGGCAGTGCCAAAAAGGACCAGGACTTCAGGGGCAAGTCCCAGCGGCATGTCCAGTTCAACCCGGGCCAAACCAGGGCCTCCTGGCGGGTCCGGATCCTCGCCGACGGCAAGTACGAGCGGGCTGAGACTTTCCAGATCCTTTTGTCGGAGCCCGTTATGGCGGCGTTGGAATTCCCCGCCGTCGCCACCGTGGAGATCCTGGACCCCAATGACG AATCGAACGTCTTCTTCCCAGAGGCTCTGCTGTCGGTGGAGGAGGACGTGGGCCGTTTGTCCATCCCCGTCCATCGCAGCGGCGACATCAGCGAGGAGCTGATGGTGCTCTGCTACACGCAGCAGG GTTCCGCCACGGGTACGGTGCCCACCACCGTCCTGTCCTACTCGGACTACATTTCCCGTCCGGAAGAGCACGGCAGCGTGCTTCGCTTTGACAAGGGCGAGCGGGAGAAGGCGTGCCGGGTGGTGGTCATCGACGACTCGCTGTACGAGCCCCCCGAGAGCTTCAACGTCACCCTCTCGGTGCCCGTGGGGGGCCGTCTGGGCCTGCGCTACCCCTCGGCCAGAGTCACCATCCTGGAGGATCAAGACGACG ctccaatgttttattttggcgaGGAGGACCGTCGCGTGGACGAGAGCGACGGTTTCGTGGAAGTCAAAGTGTTCCGCACCGGCAGCGACCTCTCCAAATCCGGCACCGTGACCGTCCGCTCTCGTAAATCCGAGCCCGTCTCGGCGGAAG CCGGAGTGGACTACGTGGGCATCAGTCGGAACCTGGACTTCGCTCCGGGCGTGAGCGCGCTGACGTTTCGGGTCAACATCCTGGACGATCTGGGAAGACCCGAACTGGAAGGACCGGAGACCTTTGATCTGGTCCTTCGCATGCCGGTGAACGGCATCCTGGGAGAACCGGGAAAAGTGGCCGTCGCCATCGACGACTCCTTGTCTGACT TACCCAAGGTGCAGTTCCATGAGGCGGTCCACTCCGGCGAGGAGCACCAGGGTCAGCTGGTGGTGATGGTGTACCGCAGCGGCGACCTGCGCTTCTTGTCCACCGTGCGTTGCTACACCCGGCAGGGCTCGGCGCAGGTCGCCTCTGACTTTGATGAGCGGCCCAACACCGACGCGTCTGTCATCGCCTTCTCACCTG GTGAGACGGAGAAGCCCTGCGTCCTGTCGCTCGTGGACGACTCGCTCTACGAGGAAGTGGAAGCACTCCGTTTGGTCCTCGGGAGCCCGAAGAGTGACTCGCAGTTTGGCGCCTCGCTGGGTGACCTGAAGGAGACCTTGGTGAAAATCAAGGACACCGCAGACA AGCCCATCATTCGGTTTTCCGAGACCAAATTCAGCGCCAGCGAGCCCAAAGTGGTGGGCGGCGTGGCCAGCGTGCGGATCACCGTGGTGCGACTGGGCGACACCTCTAAGGTGTCTGTCGTCCGCGTTCACACCAAAGACGGGTCGGCCGtgtcgggggaggactaccacCCCGTGTCCCAGG ACATTGTGTTCAAGCAGGGGGACAAGGAGCACGTTGTCCATGTTGAGATTCTATACGATGGCGTGGCGGAGACGAGAGAAGCCTTCACGCTGCACCTGAAGCCCGACGACAACATGGTGGCCGAGACGCAGAACGCCAAAGCCACAGTGTACATCGAGGAGGCCAACAACATGGCCGACGTCACCTTCCCCTCACTGCCTCACGTGCTCTCGTTGCTCCACTACGACCACCAAGCCGCCACCACGGGGGGTTTGCATCCACCTGCCGGTTACCCCGTCATCTGTGTGACC GCCTGCAACACCCGGTACCCGGACTACGACAAGACGGGCTCCATCTGCGTCAGCGAGCACATCAACGACACCCTGACGCGCTACCGCTGGCTCGTCAGCGCCCCCGCCAGTCCCGACGGCGTCACCGGCCCCATGCGGGAGCTGGACTTCGACACCTTCTTTACCTCCTCCAAGGCCGTCACGCTGGACTCAATCTACTTCCAGGCGGGCTCGCGGGTCCGGTGCGCCGCTCGGGCCGTCAACTCCAACGGAGACGAGGGCCTGGAGCTCAGCAGCCCCGTCGTCACCGTCAGCCACGAGGGAG GTATGTGCCAGCCCCGCAAGATGGGCACCGTGGGCGCAGAGCCTTTCTCGGCCAAGTTGCGCTACACGGGAACAGACGACCCCAAACGTCCCAACCTCATCAAAGTGACCGTCACCATGCCGCACGTGGATG GTATGCTTCCGATCATTTCCACGCGTCCCCTCAATAATTTAGAGCTGACCCTGAGCCCGGACGGCACCCGGGCGGGCGACCACCGCTGCTCCAACTTGCTGGACTATGACGAGGTGAGCACGGCCCACGGTTTCCCGAAGGCGGACACGCACGACCCGGAGAGCGCGGGGACCTCGGCGCCCTACCAGTTCAGCAGCGCCCTGCGCGGGAACGCCACGCTACGCTTCTACCGCAACCTCAACCTGCCGGCCTGCCTGTGGGAGTTCAGCAGCTACTACCGCATGTCCGAGCTGCTCACCGACTGCGGCGGCGCCATCGGCACCGACGGACAG GTCCTGAACTTGGTGCAGTCGTACGTGACTCTGCGCGTGCCCCTCTACGTGTCCTACGTCTTCCACTCACCAGTGGGCGCGGGCGGTTGGCAGCACTTTGACCTCCGCTCCGAGCTGCGGCTGACCTTTGTGTACGACACCGCCATCCTGTGGACGGAGGGCATCGGAAGCCCGCCGCAGGCCGAGTTGCAGG GATCGCTGTACCCCATCAGCATGCGTATCGACCCGCACGGACGCTTGCTGGTCAACTTTCGTACCAAAGCTCGCTTCAGGGGGTTGTTCGTCCAGTCGCACGCCACGGGACGCATTCCGGGATCTCCGGTCTTGTCAGGGACGTCTGAGCAGTCGACGGTGATGAGCGCGACCCATCCCGCCCTGACGTTCAACCTGAGCTTAGTGAGGAGCGAGCCCACCTTCAACCAGCCCATGCAGCAGTGGACCTTCATCTCCGACTTTGCC GTGCGAGACTACTCGGGGACCTACACTGTCAATCTGGTCCCCTGCACCGCCTCACAGAACACGGAGTACTCTGTGCCGCCCGTGTGCATCCCCAGCGAACCGGTCGCCTTTGATGTGGATATCCGATTCCGGCAA GTGAGCGATCCTGTGGCTGTTGAGTTCAGTCTGAACACTCAAATGTTCCTGCTGTCTAAAAGAAGTTTGTGGCTCTCTGACGGCTCCGTCGACATCAGCCAAGAGAGCGCTGTCGCTTTTTTGGAAG GAGACATTGTATACGGTCGGGTGATGGTGGACCCGGTGCAGAACCTTGGAGATTCTTTCTTCTGCAGCATCGAGAAAGTTTTCCTGTGCACCGGAGCTGATGGCTACGTTCCCAAGTACAGCCCCACCAACTTTGAATTTGGCTGCCTGGCCGACTCGCCGTCGCTTCTCTACAGATTCAAAATCATT GATAAAGTACAGCCGGAGACTCAGGCGCGAGTTTTCGGTGACGTGGATTTTAACGCCATGCTGGCAATGGACGACCCTTCGGCCGCGCCGCTTGTCAGGCAGCCCGGATCCGACGGATTCAAGATGGATTCCAGGGCCATGTTCCAG GTGGCATCGGGTCGTGAGTGGTACATTCACGCCATCTACACGGTGCGCTCCAGGGAAAGCGCCAACAAAGGCATCGGGAAGCGCACCCTGGAATCTCACCGCCGTCGCCGCCACGCCTTCACCTCCACGGGGGGCACCCGGTCCGCTTCGGCCCCCCTACCCGAGTCGACCGCGGATCTCGGCCCCGACGCCAACCGCGGCACCAATATCATGCACGTCGCCCTGGGCCGCGTCAAACGTCCGGCGGCCGCGGGGTCCGCACACCGGCCGTCCTCCGCGGAGGCCGGCGAGCTGATCGGCGACCGGGGGGATGAGGGCGCGATGACGGTGGCGGGGGCCCTGGTGGGCGTCCTGCTGATGGCGCTGATGGGCGGCGTCCTGACGCTGGCGGTGCACTACAGACGCAAGGACGGCGAACGGGAGCTAGAATGGCGGGAGGGCGTGCGGGAAGCCGTCAAAGGTTCGCTTAGCTCAGAGCCCATCTTGGTAGTCACGATGCAACACTGTCGCAACAGCTCCGACGTCTGA
- the trim47 gene encoding E3 ubiquitin-protein ligase TRIM47 → MATAASSGDDVRKELTCAICLDFFKDPVILKCGHNFCRFCICMHWDENGGDYGYHCPQCRTVFNKRTFTKNYLVQNLVAKIDDLECLGSSPTPAKPLKVDGKCELHGEELKLYCQTDKRPICVVCRESRAHRHHEVAPVSEVVHDMKMELRLRLMELNWHKSQCLKVIAADERTVTDVRMKKQRLKEKVEADVGALVQFLLDERDSLLDSLDAEEVAAVAVADDNLEIVRAEAAAVAKCVADIHAHVGGETTFESLVETFNEAVHSKPFAEVEPVSSPTEFTDFSGPFQLIMWKKMMHVLHTMPQNLTLDPDTAHPNLHISDFDTKVEELRTRSQEPDLPVRFTRFCGVLATAQYCGGQHYWEVDVRDKGVWYLGVTTEGSNRKGFVSLAPSAGYWSLCLQDRLYANGEDGRVPVADYWNSPRVGVYLDYDRGCLSFYDAVTMKRLYVFDTCFMEPVYPFFSPGKNDPGSRLCICHYY, encoded by the exons atggctACGGCCGCGTCGTCCGGTGACGACGTGAGGAAGGAGCTGACCTGCGCCATCTGCCTGGACTTCTTCAAGGACCCGGTCATCCTCAAGTGCGGACACAATTTCTGCCGCTTCTGCATCTGCATGCACTGGGACGAAAATGGCGGAGACTACGGCTACCATTGCCCGCAGTGTCGAACG GTGTTCAACAAGAGGACCTTCACCAAGAACTACCTGGTGCAGAACCTGGTCGCCAAGATCGACGACCTGGAGTGCTTGGGTTCGAGTCCGACGCCCGCCAAGCCGCTCAAGGTGGACGGCAAGTGTGAGCTGCACGGCGAGGAGCTCAAGTTGTACTGCCAGACGGACAAGAGGCCCATCTGCGTGGTGTGCAGGGAGTCCCGGGCGCACAG acATCACGAGGTGGCTCCAGTCTCAGAAGTTGTCCATGATATGAAg ATGGAGTTGCGTCTGCGTCTGATGGAGCTCAACTGGCACAAGTCTCAGTGCCTCAAAGTCATCGCTGCCGACGAGCGCACCGTAACGGACGTCAGG ATGAAGAAGCAGCGTCTGAAGGAGAAGGTGGAGGCGGACGTGGGCGCGCTGGTCCAGTTCCTGCTGGACGAGCGCGACTCCCTGCTGGACAGCCTGGACGCCGAGGAGGTGGCGGCCGTGGCCGTGGCGGACGACAACCTGGAGATCGTCCGCGCCGAGGCGGCCGCCGTCGCCAAGTGCGTCGCCGACATCCACGCGCACGTCGGCGGGGAGACCACCTTCGAG AGCCTGGTTGAGACCTTCAACGA GGCGGTGCACAGCAAGCCGTTCGCCGAGGTGGAGCCGGTCAGCAGTCCCACCGAGTTCACGGACTTCTCGGGCCCGTTCCAGCTCATCATGTGGAAGAAGATGATGCACGTGCTGCACACCA TGCCCCAGAACCTGACGCTGGACCCGGACACGGCGCACCCCAACCTGCACATCTCGGACTTCGACACGAAGGTGGAGGAGCTGCGCACCCGCAGCCAGGAGCCCGACCTGCCCGTGCGCTTCACGCGCTTCTGCGGCGTGCTGGCCACGGCGCAGTACTGCGGCGGGCAGCACTACTGGGAGGTGGACGTGCGCGACAAGGGCGTGTGGTACCTGGGCGTCACCACCGAGGGCAGCAACCGCAAAGGCTTCGTCAGCCTGGCGCCCTCGGCCGGCTACTGGAGCCTGTGCCTGCAGGACCGCCTGTACGCCAACGGCGAGGACGGCCGCGTGCCCGTGGCCGACTACTGGAACTCGCCGCGCGTGGGCGTCTACCTGGACTACGACCGCGGGTGCCTCAGCTTCTACGACGCCGTCACCATGAAGCGCCTGTACGTGTTCGACACGTGCTTCATGGAGCCCGTGTACCCGTTCTTCAGCCCCGGCAAAAACGATCCGGGCAGCCGGCTTTGCATCTGCCACTACTACTGA